One stretch of Dyella jiangningensis DNA includes these proteins:
- a CDS encoding TonB-dependent receptor, whose protein sequence is MKLPHHLKKTLLASLITGLVVTTVAAPDVAWAQTANATLRGKGPASTEVTAKNVATGSTRRTTTDAQGNYALVGLPPGTYQVDAGPGTERTVTLTVASTASLDLTAAPATTANAANAQNLGGVSVSATTLQEVKTPEVGATISLRQIDTIPQVSRNFLEFADTVPGMVFSVDSAGHTSLRGGAMNDSSVNVYIDGVGQKSYVKEGGVSGQNASQGNPFPQLAIGEYKVITSNYKAEYDQLSSAAVTAQTKSGTNEFHGEAYYRYTDDSFRAKTPAENDSGTKATSSEKEYGFAVGGPIIKDQMHFFMAYEAKRFDTPVTVTPSADGSPGVPYLPSNIASQLGPTNLPFQEDLYFGKIDWEPTDRDRFELSAQIRNETQLDGLGNGSQTAQSAAYNIKNDDKRYAARWQHSGQSYFNELLFTYEDAKNAPTAINYGNGYVYTWQRPTDDPVIIETGAANPLATQNKGQRGPAIQDDFTFNDLEWNGTHVVKMGVKYKAVTLNAADAADVNPQFYYNVTSNGVDATPYKAFFTKPVNGLGLTPSVSTKSKQFGTYIQDDWSVNDKLTVNLGVRWDYERTPSYTDFVTPANVVAAFNSQDTNAGAPAGQTYAETLAKGGININDYISNGHNRSAYKGEWQPRLGFSYDWFGDEQHVIHGGVGRAYDRDLYDYLQLETTKSALPQYTIFFQDPATGQCHRNSTPCYAWNPNLLNGLGNLQSLIGAASNAGTEVDMLNNNLKAPYSDQYSLGMSNQLGDWHTDATVTRILSYDGFAFTLGNRYPDGSFWQNGSQPWGNGIPGFGALILGNNGIRTRTTQLLLSAEKPYDKASGWGATFAYTYTNAKQNRDINEHYSFDYATIQDYPFITSNAASKHRFVATGNMDGPWGTVLSAKLTLATPLPYNGIFCDPSNLQANGSICSAYAAIAPASKFLIGGKIWGYRDIDLQATKDFDIGHGMTLYGRFDVLNLFNWNNYSDYLTPAGTRMVTYNPTGNITFVPRTIKFEVGLKF, encoded by the coding sequence ATGAAGTTGCCGCATCACCTGAAGAAGACCCTGTTAGCCAGTCTGATCACCGGCCTGGTGGTCACCACGGTTGCCGCGCCTGACGTTGCATGGGCGCAGACGGCCAATGCGACCTTGCGCGGCAAGGGACCGGCCAGCACCGAAGTCACCGCCAAGAACGTCGCCACCGGTTCCACCCGCCGCACCACCACGGATGCGCAGGGCAACTACGCGCTGGTCGGCCTGCCGCCGGGCACCTACCAGGTCGATGCCGGCCCGGGCACCGAGCGCACGGTGACGCTGACCGTCGCCTCTACCGCTTCGCTGGATCTGACCGCCGCGCCGGCCACGACCGCCAATGCTGCCAACGCGCAGAACCTGGGCGGCGTGTCCGTCTCGGCGACCACGCTGCAGGAAGTGAAGACGCCGGAAGTGGGCGCCACCATTTCGCTGCGCCAGATCGACACCATCCCGCAGGTCTCGCGCAACTTCCTCGAGTTCGCGGACACCGTTCCGGGCATGGTGTTCTCGGTCGATTCGGCAGGCCACACGTCCTTGCGTGGCGGTGCTATGAACGATAGCTCTGTAAACGTTTACATCGATGGCGTGGGCCAGAAGAGCTACGTCAAGGAAGGCGGTGTGAGCGGCCAGAACGCGAGCCAGGGCAACCCGTTCCCGCAGCTGGCGATCGGCGAATACAAGGTCATCACGTCGAACTACAAGGCCGAGTACGACCAGCTTTCCAGCGCGGCCGTGACGGCGCAGACCAAGTCGGGCACCAACGAATTCCACGGCGAGGCGTATTACCGCTACACCGACGATTCGTTCCGTGCGAAAACGCCGGCCGAGAACGACTCGGGCACCAAGGCCACGTCGAGCGAGAAGGAATACGGCTTCGCCGTCGGCGGTCCGATCATCAAGGACCAGATGCACTTCTTCATGGCCTACGAGGCCAAGCGCTTCGATACGCCGGTGACGGTGACGCCGAGCGCCGACGGTTCGCCGGGCGTGCCCTACCTGCCCAGCAACATCGCTTCGCAGCTCGGGCCGACCAACCTGCCGTTCCAGGAAGACCTGTACTTCGGCAAGATCGACTGGGAGCCGACCGACCGCGACCGTTTCGAGCTGAGCGCGCAGATCCGCAACGAAACGCAGCTCGATGGCCTGGGCAATGGCTCGCAAACCGCGCAGTCGGCCGCGTACAACATCAAGAATGACGACAAGCGCTATGCCGCGCGTTGGCAGCACAGCGGCCAGTCGTACTTCAACGAACTGCTGTTCACGTACGAAGACGCCAAGAACGCGCCCACCGCCATCAACTATGGCAACGGTTACGTGTACACGTGGCAGCGCCCGACCGACGACCCGGTGATCATCGAGACCGGCGCCGCCAATCCGCTGGCGACGCAGAACAAGGGCCAGAGGGGTCCCGCGATCCAGGACGATTTCACTTTCAACGACCTGGAATGGAACGGTACCCATGTCGTGAAGATGGGCGTGAAGTACAAGGCCGTCACGCTGAACGCGGCCGATGCCGCCGACGTGAACCCGCAGTTCTATTACAACGTCACGTCGAACGGCGTCGATGCCACGCCGTACAAGGCATTCTTCACCAAGCCGGTGAACGGCCTGGGCCTGACGCCGTCGGTGTCCACCAAGAGCAAGCAGTTCGGCACGTATATCCAGGACGACTGGTCGGTGAACGACAAGCTCACCGTGAACCTCGGCGTGCGTTGGGACTACGAGCGCACGCCGTCGTATACCGACTTCGTGACGCCGGCGAACGTGGTCGCGGCGTTCAATTCGCAGGACACCAATGCCGGTGCGCCGGCGGGCCAGACCTACGCCGAGACGCTCGCCAAGGGCGGCATCAACATCAACGACTACATCAGCAACGGCCATAACCGCAGCGCCTACAAGGGCGAGTGGCAGCCGCGCCTGGGCTTCTCGTATGACTGGTTCGGCGACGAGCAGCACGTGATCCACGGCGGCGTGGGCCGCGCGTACGATCGCGACCTGTACGACTACCTGCAGCTGGAAACCACCAAGTCGGCGCTGCCGCAGTACACGATCTTCTTCCAGGATCCGGCCACCGGGCAATGCCATCGCAACAGCACGCCGTGCTATGCGTGGAATCCGAACCTGCTCAACGGCCTGGGCAATCTGCAAAGTTTGATCGGCGCGGCGTCCAATGCGGGCACCGAGGTCGACATGCTCAACAACAACCTCAAGGCACCGTATTCCGACCAGTACAGCCTGGGCATGTCCAACCAGCTTGGCGACTGGCACACCGATGCCACCGTCACGCGCATCCTGAGCTACGACGGCTTCGCCTTCACGCTGGGCAACCGCTATCCGGACGGCAGCTTCTGGCAGAACGGCAGCCAGCCGTGGGGCAACGGCATTCCGGGCTTCGGCGCGCTGATCCTCGGCAACAACGGCATCCGCACGCGAACCACGCAGCTGCTGCTGTCGGCCGAGAAGCCGTACGACAAGGCTTCGGGCTGGGGCGCGACGTTCGCCTATACCTATACCAACGCCAAGCAGAATCGCGACATCAACGAGCACTACTCGTTCGATTACGCGACCATCCAGGACTATCCGTTCATCACCTCCAATGCCGCGTCCAAGCATCGCTTCGTGGCGACGGGCAACATGGATGGTCCGTGGGGCACGGTGCTGTCGGCCAAGCTGACGCTGGCCACGCCGCTGCCGTACAACGGCATCTTCTGCGATCCGAGCAACCTGCAGGCGAACGGCAGCATCTGCTCGGCGTACGCGGCGATTGCGCCGGCGTCGAAGTTCCTCATCGGCGGCAAGATCTGGGGTTATCGCGACATCGACCTGCAGGCCACCAAGGACTTCGATATCGGTCATGGCATGACGCTGTACGGCCGCTTCGACGTGCTGAACCTGTTCAACTGGAACAACTACTCCGACTACCTGACGCCGGCAGGGACGCGGATGGTGACGTACAACCCGACCGGCAACATCACCTTCGTGCCGCGCACGATCAAGTTCGAAGTGGGCCTGAAGTTCTAA
- a CDS encoding carbohydrate ABC transporter permease, giving the protein MNPRIAKAVINGLLIGGAVVALFPLLWMVSVSFMRPGEASALPPPLLPAHAGWQNYEELFTRAGMGRYLFNSFAISTAITVLSLACNLMAGYAFAKLRFHGRERLFHGLLGMLVIPAQVAMLPLFLMLKYMGLVNSYAAVIVPAMATAFGIFLVRQYARSIPDELMEAARIDGAGELRIFAQIVLPLLKPIMVTLAIYTFLTAWNDFMWPLIALTGQEHYTLPIGLASLAREHAQDSELMMAGSVVTVVPVLALFLAMQRYYIEGLLLGSVKG; this is encoded by the coding sequence ATGAATCCGCGCATTGCCAAGGCCGTCATCAATGGCTTGCTGATCGGCGGCGCCGTGGTTGCGCTGTTTCCGCTGCTGTGGATGGTGTCGGTGTCATTCATGCGTCCGGGCGAGGCCAGTGCCTTGCCGCCACCGCTGCTTCCCGCGCATGCCGGCTGGCAGAACTACGAAGAGCTGTTCACCCGCGCCGGCATGGGGCGCTACCTGTTCAACAGTTTCGCCATCTCGACGGCGATCACCGTGCTCTCGCTGGCCTGCAACCTGATGGCGGGTTACGCCTTCGCCAAGCTGCGCTTCCATGGTCGCGAGCGGCTGTTCCATGGCCTGCTCGGCATGCTGGTGATTCCCGCGCAGGTGGCGATGCTGCCGCTGTTCCTGATGCTCAAGTACATGGGCCTGGTGAACAGCTACGCCGCCGTGATCGTGCCGGCGATGGCCACGGCCTTCGGCATTTTTCTGGTGCGCCAGTATGCGCGCAGCATTCCGGATGAGTTGATGGAGGCCGCGCGCATCGATGGCGCGGGCGAGCTGCGCATCTTCGCCCAGATCGTGCTGCCGTTGCTCAAGCCCATCATGGTGACGCTGGCGATCTACACCTTTCTCACTGCGTGGAACGACTTCATGTGGCCGCTGATCGCGCTCACCGGCCAGGAGCATTACACCTTGCCGATCGGTCTCGCCTCGCTGGCGCGCGAGCACGCGCAGGACAGCGAGCTGATGATGGCGGGCTCGGTGGTGACGGTGGTCCCTGTGCTGGCGCTGTTCCTCGCCATGCAGCGCTACTACATCGAAGGCCTGCTGCTTGGCAGCGTGAAAGGCTGA
- a CDS encoding glucoamylase family protein → MRGSFSRFFPMAAAALLVMASAPGPVIAATDAKPTRDFNALPAPQRAMVEDLEKRTFQWFWDSADPKTGLVPDHWPGESFASIASVGFALTAYGVGVERGYITRKQAVERTLATLHFFHDAKQGDDEDDVTGYHGFFYHFLDMQTGKRHARGVELSSVDTTLLLGGVLFAQSYFDRNTKDEKEIRQLADAIYRRVDWTWMQPRSPLISMGWTPGGKFIPADWKGYNEGMLVYVLALGSPTHPVADDAWAAWTKTYPQNWGEYQGRTFLNFAPLFGHQYSHAWVDFRGIRDAWSREHDTDYAQNSREATYAQRAYAIANPNHWTGYGENIWGLTACNGPGDAVVKRNDGSTRAFYGYTARGAGLDYVSDDGTIAPTAAGGSIAFAPEIVVPALMEMKSRYGSAIYGQYGFVDAFNPSYDTGIVPKEGRAVPGMGWADDKQIGIDQGPIVLMIENWRSGFVWNVMRKNPYVRKGLERAGFTGGWLEQKPR, encoded by the coding sequence ATGCGTGGCAGTTTTTCCCGTTTCTTTCCGATGGCCGCGGCTGCGCTGCTGGTGATGGCCTCGGCCCCGGGTCCGGTCATCGCGGCTACCGATGCAAAGCCGACGCGCGACTTCAATGCCTTGCCTGCACCGCAACGCGCGATGGTCGAAGACCTGGAAAAGCGCACGTTCCAATGGTTTTGGGACAGTGCTGATCCGAAAACCGGCCTCGTTCCCGACCACTGGCCTGGCGAATCCTTCGCCAGCATCGCCTCGGTGGGCTTTGCACTCACTGCTTATGGCGTGGGCGTGGAGCGCGGCTACATCACGCGCAAGCAGGCGGTCGAGCGCACGCTGGCGACGCTGCACTTCTTCCATGACGCCAAGCAGGGTGACGACGAGGACGACGTCACCGGCTATCACGGCTTCTTCTATCACTTCCTCGACATGCAGACCGGCAAGCGCCACGCGCGCGGCGTCGAGTTGTCGAGCGTGGACACCACGCTGCTGCTCGGCGGCGTGCTGTTCGCGCAGTCGTACTTCGATCGCAATACCAAGGACGAAAAGGAAATCCGCCAGCTCGCCGACGCCATCTACCGCCGCGTCGACTGGACCTGGATGCAGCCGCGCTCGCCGCTGATCAGCATGGGCTGGACGCCGGGCGGCAAGTTCATACCGGCCGACTGGAAGGGCTACAACGAAGGCATGCTGGTCTACGTGCTGGCGCTGGGTTCGCCCACGCATCCCGTGGCCGATGACGCCTGGGCAGCGTGGACCAAGACCTATCCCCAGAACTGGGGCGAATACCAGGGTCGCACCTTCCTCAACTTTGCGCCGCTGTTCGGCCACCAGTACAGCCATGCGTGGGTCGATTTCCGCGGTATCCGCGATGCGTGGAGCCGCGAGCACGACACCGATTACGCACAGAACAGCCGCGAAGCGACCTATGCGCAACGGGCCTACGCCATCGCCAACCCGAATCACTGGACCGGCTACGGCGAAAACATCTGGGGCCTGACCGCCTGCAACGGCCCAGGTGACGCCGTGGTGAAGCGCAACGATGGCAGCACGCGCGCGTTCTACGGTTACACCGCGCGCGGCGCCGGCCTCGACTATGTCTCCGACGACGGCACCATCGCGCCGACCGCCGCCGGAGGCTCGATCGCGTTCGCGCCCGAGATCGTGGTGCCCGCGCTAATGGAGATGAAGTCGCGCTACGGCAGCGCCATCTACGGCCAATACGGCTTCGTCGATGCGTTCAATCCCAGCTACGATACCGGCATCGTGCCGAAGGAAGGTCGTGCCGTGCCTGGCATGGGTTGGGCGGACGACAAGCAGATCGGCATCGACCAGGGCCCCATCGTGCTGATGATCGAGAACTGGCGCAGCGGCTTCGTGTGGAACGTGATGCGCAAGAATCCGTATGTCCGCAAGGGCCTGGAACGTGCCGGGTTCACCGGTGGATGGCTGGAACAGAAACCACGCTGA
- a CDS encoding carbohydrate ABC transporter permease, with product MNPQRAAWWFLTPAILVLGVFFLLPVIAALGLSLTDYDLYALADIRHLRFVALGNYWDLLHQPRFWSALGHTFHFVLVGVPLSIMVSLGAALLLHSPLARCKPFFRTALFAPVVTTVAAVALVWRYIFNTKYGMANYVLGAVGIHPVDWLGDPHWAMPTIILFAVWKNFGYNMIIFLAGLQAIPGDLYEAARIDGASPLQQFRHITLPMLAPTLLMVSILTVSGYFQLFAEPYVMTEGGPLQSTTSVLYLMYNEGFKWWNFGTASAVAFLLFVIMFVVTALMLRVARRGTAA from the coding sequence GTGAACCCGCAGCGTGCCGCCTGGTGGTTCCTGACGCCCGCGATACTGGTGCTGGGCGTCTTCTTCCTGCTGCCGGTGATCGCGGCGCTGGGACTGAGTCTTACCGACTACGACCTCTACGCGCTGGCCGACATCCGCCATCTGCGCTTCGTCGCGCTGGGCAACTACTGGGATCTGCTGCACCAGCCCAGGTTCTGGTCGGCGCTGGGTCATACGTTCCACTTCGTGCTCGTCGGCGTTCCGCTGTCGATCATGGTGTCGCTGGGCGCGGCGCTGCTGCTCCATTCGCCGTTGGCGCGCTGCAAGCCGTTCTTCCGCACGGCGCTGTTCGCGCCGGTGGTGACCACGGTGGCGGCGGTGGCGCTGGTGTGGCGTTACATCTTCAACACCAAGTACGGCATGGCGAATTATGTGCTGGGCGCGGTGGGCATCCATCCGGTGGACTGGCTGGGCGATCCGCACTGGGCGATGCCCACGATCATCCTGTTCGCGGTATGGAAGAACTTCGGCTACAACATGATCATCTTCCTGGCCGGCCTGCAGGCGATCCCGGGCGATCTCTACGAAGCGGCGCGCATCGATGGCGCCTCGCCGTTGCAGCAGTTCCGTCACATCACGCTGCCGATGCTGGCGCCGACGCTGCTGATGGTGAGCATCCTCACCGTGTCCGGCTATTTCCAGCTGTTCGCCGAGCCTTACGTGATGACCGAGGGCGGCCCGCTGCAGAGCACCACCAGCGTGCTGTACCTGATGTACAACGAAGGCTTCAAATGGTGGAACTTCGGCACCGCGTCGGCAGTGGCGTTCCTGCTGTTCGTCATCATGTTCGTCGTCACCGCGTTGATGCTGCGCGTGGCGCGTCGTGGAACGGCGGCATGA